GTTTTTATGAAGTGTCTCATATCTGGATAACCTGGTCTAGTCCAATGAGGGGGGGGCTTGAAGACATGGTGGATTTTTACCAGTCTCTATGGATGGGAGGGGGGGATATACGCACTGTTAGGGTGAAATTGATCTTGAAAAATAATAACCACATTAGATAATACAATGGCTGTGTCCCAGAGGGCGGCCtttaccctatgggccctggttaacagtagtgtccCCTttatcctatgggccctggttaacagtagtgtcccctttaccctatgggccctggttaacagtagtgtcccctttaccctatgggccctggttaacagtagtgtcccctttaccctatgggccctggtcaacagtagtgtccCCTttatcctatgggccctggtcaacagtagtgtccCCTttatcctatgggccctggtcaacagtagtgtccCCTttatcctatgggccctggtcaacagtagtgtcccctttaccctatgggccctggtcaacagtagtgtccCCTttatcctatgggccctggttaacagtagtgtcccctttaccctatgggccctggtcaacagtagtgtccCCTttatcctatgggccctggttaacagtagtgtcccctttaccctatgggccctggttaacagtagtgtcccctttaccctatgggccctggttaacagtagtgtccCCTttatcctatgggccctggttaacagtagtgtccCCTttatcctatgggccctggttaacagtagtgtccCCTttatcctatgggccctggtcaatagtagtgcacgaCAGAGGGGATAGGATTCCATTTGGGACACTGGCCTCTTGGTCATGTATGTGCCTCCTTTAGTAAATGCTAAAGTTAAAAAACGTCATATTGTACAAGAACAACAATTCATGTTGATTGTAAATGTGTTTGTTCTGCTACCTGAGCTGGTTGTTTTgactgtgatgatgatgatggtgtgttGTCAGGTTGTTTTTCTACTGTGTTTACGTCCACTGTGTCCCTACTACAGTACATGGCTCCTGTTATAGCTGCTGGCATTGAATAGGGAAGTCGTTCTGCGTCTCTGTAACAAAtgcctccctattccctattaactGGGCCCTATGGgtcgtggtcaaaagtagtgcactatgtagggaataaggtgcattTTGGGATGCATCCTCAGTATGTCCTGCTcctcagaggtcagaggtcagaggccTGTTGGGATGCATCCTCAATCTGTCCTGCtccacagaggtcagaggtcagaggccTGTTGGGATGCATCCTCAATCTGTCCTGCtccacagaggtcagaggtcaggggccTGTTGGGATGCATCCTCAATCTGTCCTGCtccacagaggtcagaggtcagaggccTGTTGGGATGCATCCTCAATCTGTCCTGCTCCACAGAGGTCAGTGGCCTGTATCCTCAATATGTCGCtccacagaggtcagaggtcaggggccTGTTGGGATGGATCTTCAATCTGTCCTGCTCCACAGAGGTCAGTGGCCTGTATCCTCAATATGTCCTGCtccacagaggtcagaggtcagaggccTGTTGGGATGCATCCTCAATCTGTCCTGCtccacagaggtcagaggtctgGGGCCTGTTGGGATGGATCTTCAATCTGTCCTGCTCCACAGAGGTCAGGGGCCTGTTGGGATGCATCCTCAGTCTGTCCTGCTcctcagaggtcagaggtcagaggccTGTTGGGATGGATCTTCAATCTGTCCTGCTCCACAGAGGTCAGGGGCCTGTTGGGATGCATCCTCAGTCTGTCCTGCTCCACAGAGGTCAGAGGCCTGTTGGGATGCATCCTCAGTCTGTCCTGCTCCTCAGAGGTCAGTGGCCTGTATCCTCAATATGTCCTGCtccacagaggtcagaggtcaggggccTGTTGGGATCCATTCCAATAGAAGTTTGTCAATTCAGGAAATAAACTGAAATTATAATTCAATAAATTACAATTATTTCTCAATAAACTGAAAATGAGAAGCTATTTATTTCAGAAAGGTTTTTCGGTTTTAATTAGGAATCAGATGGTGTTAAGAGTCTGAGTTTTCAGAAAGGTATTTTCTCTGTTGACGCTGTCATCTAGATGATCTGCTGTGTCCagtttaacctctagcgtcgagcaatcccgtatccgggagcgtaatcatagcctcaagctcattagcataactgcaacgttaactattcatgaaaatcgcaaatgaaatgaaataaatatattgcctcataagcttagccttttgttaacaacactgtcatctcagattttcaaaatgtgcttttcaactatagctacacaagcatttgtgtaagagtattgatagctagcatagcattaagcctagcattcagcaggcaacattttcacaaaaacaagaaaagcatgaaaaaaaataatttacctttgaagaacttcggatgttttcaatgacgagactctggttagatagcaaatgttcagttttcccaaaaatattacttgtgtaggagaaatcgct
This is a stretch of genomic DNA from Oncorhynchus keta strain PuntledgeMale-10-30-2019 unplaced genomic scaffold, Oket_V2 Un_contig_17588_pilon_pilon, whole genome shotgun sequence. It encodes these proteins:
- the LOC127919826 gene encoding uncharacterized protein LOC127919826 isoform X4, producing MPPYSLLTGPYGSWSKVVHYVGNKVHFGMHPQYVLLLRGQRSEACWDASSICPAPQRSEVRGLLGCILNLSCSTEVRGQRPVGMHPQSVLLHRGQRSGACWDGSSICPAPQRSVACILNMSCSTEVRGQRPVGMHPQSVLLHRGQRSGACWDGSSICPAPQRSGACWDASSVCPAPQRSEVRGLLGWIFNLSCSTEVRGLLGCILSLSCSTEVRGLLGCILSLSCSSEVSGLYPQYVLLHRGQRSGACWDPFQ
- the LOC127919826 gene encoding uncharacterized protein LOC127919826 isoform X2, with product MPPYSLLTGPYGSWSKVVHYVGNKVHFGMHPQYVLLLRGQRSEACWDASSICPAPQRSEVRGLLGCILNLSCSTEVRGQGPVGMHPQSVLLHRGQRSEACWDASSICPAPQRSEVRGLLGWIFNLSCSTEVSGLYPQYVLLHRGQRSEACWDASSICPAPQRSGACWDASSVCPAPQRSEVRGLLGWIFNLSCSTEVRGLLGCILSLSCSTEVRGLLGCILSLSCSSEVSGLYPQYVLLHRGQRSGACWDPFQ
- the LOC127919826 gene encoding uncharacterized protein LOC127919826 isoform X13, which codes for MSCSSEVRGQRPVGMHPQSVLLHRGQRSEACWDASSICPAPQRSEVRGLLGCILNLSCSTEVRGQRPVGMHPQSVLLHRGQRSGACWDGSSICPAPQRSGACWDASSVCPAPQRSEVRGLLGWIFNLSCSTEVRGLLGCILSLSCSTEVRGLLGCILSLSCSSEVSGLYPQYVLLHRGQRSGACWDPFQ
- the LOC127919826 gene encoding uncharacterized protein LOC127919826 isoform X9, whose protein sequence is MPPYSLLTGPYGSWSKVVHYVGNKVHFGMHPQYVLLLRGQRSEACWDASSICPAPQRSEVRGLLGCILNLSCSTEVRGQGPVGMHPQSVLLHRGQRSEACWDASSICPAPQRSEVRGLLGWIFNLSCSTEVSGLYPQYVLLHRGQRSEACWDASSICPAPQRSEVWGLLGWIFNLSCSTEVRGLLGCILSLSCSSEVRGQGPVGMHPQSVLLHRGQRSGACWDPFQ
- the LOC127919826 gene encoding uncharacterized protein LOC127919826 isoform X6; the encoded protein is MPPYSLLTGPYGSWSKVVHYVGNKVHFGMHPQYVLLLRGQRSEACWDASSICPAPQRSEVRGLLGCILNLSCSTEVRGQGPVGMHPQSVLLHRGQRSEACWDASSICPAPQRSEVRGLLGWIFNLSCSTEVSGLYPQYVLLHRGQRSEACWDASSICPAPQRSEVRGLLGWIFNLSCSTEVRGLLGCILSLSCSTEVRGLLGCILSLSCSSEVSGLYPQYVLLHRGQRSGACWDPFQ
- the LOC127919826 gene encoding uncharacterized protein LOC127919826 isoform X1, yielding MPPYSLLTGPYGSWSKVVHYVGNKVHFGMHPQYVLLLRGQRSEACWDASSICPAPQRSEVRGLLGCILNLSCSTEVRGQGPVGMHPQSVLLHRGQRSEACWDASSICPAPQRSEVRGLLGWIFNLSCSTEVSGLYPQYVLLHRGQRSEACWDASSICPAPQRSEVWGLLGWIFNLSCSTEVRGLLGCILSLSCSSEVRGLLGCILSLSCSTEVRGLLGCILSLSCSSEVSGLYPQYVLLHRGQRSGACWDPFQ
- the LOC127919826 gene encoding uncharacterized protein LOC127919826 isoform X10, which codes for MPPYSLLTGPYGSWSKVVHYVGNKVHFGMHPQYVLLLRGQRSEACWDASSICPAPQRSEVRGLLGCILNLSCSTEVRGQGPVGMHPQSVLLHRGQRSEACWDASSICPAPQRSEVRGLLGWIFNLSCSTEVSGLYPQYVLLHRGQRSEACWDASSICPAPQRSEVWGLLGWIFNLSCSTEVRGQRPVGMDLQSVLLHRGQGPVGMHPQSVLLHRGQRSGACWDPFQ
- the LOC127919826 gene encoding uncharacterized protein LOC127919826 isoform X7, which encodes MPPYSLLTGPYGSWSKVVHYVGNKVHFGMHPQYVLLLRGQRSEACWDASSICPAPQRSEVRGLLGCILNLSCSTEVRGQGPVGMHPQSVLLHRGQRSEACWDASSICPAPQRSEVRGLLGWIFNLSCSTEVSGLYPQYVLLHRGQRSEACWDASSICPAPQRSEVRGLLGCILSLSCSSEVRGLLGCILSLSCSTEVRGLLGCILSLSCSSEVSGLYPQYVLLHRGQRSGACWDPFQ
- the LOC127919826 gene encoding uncharacterized protein LOC127919826 isoform X5; the encoded protein is MPPYSLLTGPYGSWSKVVHYVGNKVHFGMHPQYVLLLRGQRSEACWDASSICPAPQRSEVRGLLGCILNLSCSTEVRGQGPVGMHPQSVLLHRGQRSEACWDASSICPAPQRSEVRGLLGWIFNLSCSTEVSGLYPQYVLLHRGQRSEACWDASSICPAPQRSEVWGLLGWIFNLSCSTEVRGLLGCILSLSCSSEVRGQRPVGMDLQSVLLHRGQGPVGMHPQSVLLHRGQRSGACWDPFQ
- the LOC127919826 gene encoding uncharacterized protein LOC127919826 isoform X11; this encodes MSCSSEVRGQRPVGMHPQSVLLHRGQRSEACWDASSICPAPQRSEVRGLLGWIFNLSCSTEVSGLYPQYVLLHRGQRSEACWDASSICPAPQRSEVWGLLGWIFNLSCSTEVRGLLGCILSLSCSSEVRGQRPVGMDLQSVLLHRGQGPVGMHPQSVLLHRGQRPVGMHPQSVLLLRGQWPVSSICPAPQRSEVRGLLGSIPIEVCQFRK
- the LOC127919826 gene encoding uncharacterized protein LOC127919826 isoform X12; translated protein: MSCSSEVRGQRPVGMHPQSVLLHRGQRSGACWDASSICPAPQRSEVRGLLGCILNLSCSTEVRGQRPVGMHPQSVLLHRGQRSGACWDGSSICPAPQRSGACWDASSVCPAPQRSEVRGLLGWIFNLSCSTEVRGLLGCILSLSCSTEVRGLLGCILSLSCSSEVSGLYPQYVLLHRGQRSGACWDPFQ
- the LOC127919826 gene encoding uncharacterized protein LOC127919826 isoform X8, translated to MPPYSLLTGPYGSWSKVVHYVGNKVHFGMHPQYVLLLRGQRSEACWDASSICPAPQRSEVRGLLGCILNLSCSTEVRGQGPVGMHPQSVLLHRGQRSEACWDASSICPAPQRSEVRGLLGWIFNLSCSTEVSGLYPQYVLLHRGQRSEACWDASSICPAPQRSEVWGLLGWIFNLSCSTEVRGLLGCILSLSCSSEVRGLLGCILSLSCSTEVRGQGPVGIHSNRSLSIQEIN
- the LOC127919826 gene encoding uncharacterized protein LOC127919826 isoform X3, with product MPPYSLLTGPYGSWSKVVHYVGNKVHFGMHPQYVLLLRGQRSEACWDASSICPAPQRSEVRGLLGCILNLSCSTEVRGQRPVGMHPQSVLLHRGQRSGACWDGSSICPAPQRSVACILNMSCSTEVRGQRPVGMHPQSVLLHRGQRSGACWDGSSICPAPQRSGACWDASSVCPAPQRSEVRGLLGWIFNLSCSTEVRGLLGCILSLSCSTEVRGLLGCILSLSCSSEVSGLYPQYVLLHRGQRSGACWDPFQ